Part of the Calditrichota bacterium genome is shown below.
TCATTAGGTTCACCTTGTCGATATCGACCGAGCCGTGATGCCGGAAGATCGCAACGATGATCGCGAGGCCAACTGCCACTTCCGCCGCCGCCACCGCCATCACGAAGAAGACGAAGACCTGCCCTGCGATGTCAGGCAGGAACCGGCTGTAGGCGACCAGCGTCAGGTTCGCCGCGTTGAGCATCAGTTCGATCGACATGAAGATCACCAGCGCGTTGCGCCTCGTGAGAACCCCCGC
Proteins encoded:
- the nuoK gene encoding NADH-quinone oxidoreductase subunit NuoK, whose translation is MTVGLNWYLGLSAFLFAIGVAGVLTRRNALVIFMSIELMLNAANLTLVAYSRFLPDIAGQVFVFFVMAVAAAEVAVGLAIIVAIFRHHGSVDIDKVNLMKW